In Myxococcales bacterium, one DNA window encodes the following:
- the prfA gene encoding peptide chain release factor 1, translating into MFKKLEEVEKRFEDVTAKLSDPSVIANQKNFQSLAKERSDIIELVENYRVYKSSLKELEENREISQSESDPELRKMATDEVLLLESKIAGLEERLKLLLLPKDPNDDRNILLEIRAGTGGEEAALFATDLFRMYQRYAEQKNWRVEIMSESSTGRGGIKEIIAMISGDKVYSELKYESGVHRVQRVPETEASGRIHTSACTVAVLPEAEDVDISIDERDLRIDIYRSSGPGGQGVNTTDSAVRITHMPTGLVVACQDERSQHKNRARAMKILKTRLLDMEQQRQDDERSATRKSMIGSGDRSEKIRTYNFPQNRLSDHRIGLTLHNLSTIMEGNLADVITPLRTHYQAEALKGKR; encoded by the coding sequence ATGTTCAAAAAACTTGAAGAGGTCGAAAAACGATTCGAGGATGTGACTGCAAAGCTCTCCGATCCATCCGTCATAGCCAATCAGAAAAATTTCCAGTCGCTCGCAAAGGAGCGCTCAGATATCATCGAACTGGTAGAAAATTACCGCGTGTACAAATCTTCATTGAAGGAGCTCGAGGAGAACAGGGAGATATCACAATCGGAAAGCGACCCTGAACTCAGAAAGATGGCTACCGATGAGGTGCTGCTGCTCGAATCTAAAATTGCAGGGCTGGAAGAACGCCTGAAATTGTTGCTCCTGCCGAAAGATCCCAACGACGACAGGAACATCCTCCTCGAAATCCGCGCCGGCACCGGAGGGGAAGAGGCCGCCCTTTTCGCAACCGACCTTTTCAGGATGTACCAGAGGTACGCCGAACAGAAAAACTGGCGGGTGGAAATCATGAGCGAAAGCTCCACCGGGCGCGGAGGCATCAAGGAGATCATAGCCATGATCTCCGGCGATAAGGTCTACAGCGAACTCAAGTACGAAAGCGGGGTCCACAGGGTGCAGAGAGTTCCCGAAACTGAGGCCTCCGGACGAATACATACCTCGGCCTGCACCGTAGCAGTGCTCCCTGAGGCGGAGGACGTTGATATATCGATCGATGAAAGGGATTTGCGAATAGACATATACAGGTCCTCCGGCCCGGGAGGACAGGGGGTCAACACCACCGACTCGGCAGTGCGCATAACCCACATGCCGACCGGACTCGTCGTCGCCTGTCAGGATGAAAGAAGCCAGCACAAGAACAGAGCACGCGCGATGAAAATCCTCAAAACCAGACTGTTGGACATGGAGCAGCAAAGACAGGACGATGAAAGATCGGCAACAAGAAAATCGATGATAGGCAGTGGAGATAGGTCGGAAAAAATCCGCACATACAATTTCCCGCAAAACCGCCTAAGCGACCACCGCATCGGCCTGACCCTGCACAATCTCTCAACGATCATGGAGGGAAATCTGGCAGATGTAATCACTCCCCTGAGAACGCACTACCAGGCTGAAGCGCTAAAAGGGAAAAGATAG
- the prmC gene encoding peptide chain release factor N(5)-glutamine methyltransferase, which produces MKIAEAISVANDELVKSGSPSARLDAEVLLSHALKKSRPFLYLDRNQEIENAQYESFISYISRRSKGEPIAYITGEKEFWSLPVKVTRDVLIPRPETELVVEMALSMLPDRNGRFHMCDICTGSGNIPMAILHERPQSTAVVSDISSKAIMVAKENLARAQGRVTFLEGDLLGPAKEFAPFDLITANPPYISTRDAALISKEVAKFEPHEALFAGELGLDFIKRIVEDAPDLMNEGGALIIEIGFGQGEVVRSMLTRSRHLHEIEMVKDLAGIERVAKAVKCKN; this is translated from the coding sequence ATGAAAATAGCGGAGGCCATCTCAGTCGCGAATGATGAACTCGTAAAGAGCGGATCGCCGTCGGCGCGACTGGATGCCGAGGTGCTGCTTTCCCACGCGCTGAAAAAGAGCAGGCCATTCCTTTACCTGGACAGAAATCAGGAAATCGAGAATGCGCAGTACGAAAGCTTCATATCGTATATTTCGAGGAGATCGAAAGGCGAGCCGATAGCCTACATCACAGGAGAAAAAGAATTCTGGTCGCTGCCGGTCAAGGTAACCAGAGACGTCCTGATTCCGCGCCCTGAAACGGAACTGGTGGTAGAAATGGCGCTCTCCATGCTTCCGGATCGCAATGGACGTTTCCATATGTGCGACATCTGCACCGGAAGCGGCAACATCCCAATGGCGATACTGCACGAACGCCCGCAGTCCACGGCCGTGGTGAGCGACATATCATCGAAGGCCATCATGGTAGCAAAGGAAAATCTCGCCCGCGCACAAGGCCGCGTAACCTTCCTCGAGGGTGATCTACTTGGCCCTGCAAAAGAGTTCGCTCCGTTCGACCTCATAACGGCAAACCCGCCTTACATAAGCACCAGGGACGCTGCACTCATCTCAAAAGAGGTCGCGAAATTCGAGCCTCACGAGGCGCTTTTCGCCGGGGAGCTGGGTCTTGATTTCATAAAAAGAATCGTGGAGGATGCCCCCGACCTCATGAACGAAGGGGGCGCACTCATAATTGAAATCGGATTCGGCCAGGGGGAGGTGGTCCGTTCCATGCTGACTAGGAGTCGCCATCTGCATGAAATTGAGATGGTGAAGGACCTGGCAGGAATCGAAAGGGTCGCAAAGGCGGTCAAATGCAAAAACTGA
- the murA gene encoding UDP-N-acetylglucosamine 1-carboxyvinyltransferase yields the protein MQKLIIEGNGPLRGKISVSGSKNAALPIMASSLLADGEHTISGVPQLRDITTMSRLLEHIGSKVKGSGEISISTGNINLGDAPYDLVKTMRASVLVMGPLVGRMRYAKVSLPGGCAIGARPIDQHLKALEAMGARIKLSEGYVEISAKNLHGTDFSFDLVTVTGTENVMMAAVLAKGCTVLRNAAREPEIVDLAAHLSSMGAEISGAGTDCITIHGVSELRPHPHKIIPDRIEAGTLLMAAGITAGDLEIQNFPSSMLGTVVTKLRSAGMDIEIHNDTARARSAAPIKSVDLTTSPYPGFPTDLQAQFMAMMCLGDNVSIISETIFENRFMHVPELSRMGADITVDGGKAIVRGVSRLKGAPVMATDLRASASLVLAALASDGITEIDRIYHLDRGYEHIEKKLRAVGAKISRTEE from the coding sequence ATGCAAAAACTGATAATCGAGGGAAACGGCCCTCTCAGGGGAAAAATTTCCGTAAGCGGATCGAAAAATGCGGCGCTGCCAATAATGGCCTCATCCCTTTTGGCCGACGGAGAGCATACGATATCGGGCGTCCCACAACTTCGTGATATCACTACTATGTCACGTCTGCTCGAACATATCGGATCAAAGGTTAAGGGCTCGGGAGAAATTTCGATATCCACGGGCAACATAAATCTAGGCGACGCTCCGTATGATCTGGTCAAAACCATGAGAGCCTCAGTTCTGGTAATGGGCCCCCTCGTGGGAAGAATGAGGTACGCCAAGGTCTCCCTCCCGGGAGGCTGCGCGATAGGAGCAAGACCCATCGACCAACACCTCAAGGCCCTGGAAGCCATGGGCGCAAGGATAAAACTCAGTGAAGGATACGTCGAAATCTCTGCCAAGAATCTGCATGGCACAGACTTCTCGTTCGATCTGGTCACAGTCACCGGCACTGAAAACGTAATGATGGCCGCCGTGCTCGCGAAGGGCTGCACCGTACTTCGAAACGCCGCGAGGGAACCGGAGATCGTAGATCTGGCGGCTCATCTTTCATCGATGGGAGCGGAAATCTCGGGCGCCGGAACCGACTGTATCACGATACACGGAGTTTCAGAATTAAGGCCGCATCCGCACAAGATCATCCCTGACAGGATAGAAGCCGGCACGCTTCTGATGGCGGCAGGCATCACCGCCGGAGACCTCGAGATACAAAACTTTCCCTCTTCGATGCTGGGAACTGTGGTCACAAAGCTTCGCTCCGCAGGTATGGATATAGAAATTCATAACGACACGGCGCGCGCACGCTCCGCAGCCCCAATAAAAAGCGTGGATCTCACTACCTCCCCCTACCCAGGCTTTCCAACAGATCTGCAGGCACAGTTCATGGCGATGATGTGTCTGGGCGACAATGTCAGCATAATATCCGAGACGATATTCGAAAACAGATTCATGCACGTCCCCGAACTTTCTAGAATGGGAGCCGACATAACGGTCGACGGAGGCAAGGCGATAGTTCGCGGGGTATCCAGGTTAAAAGGGGCCCCGGTAATGGCGACGGATCTCCGGGCAAGCGCCTCGCTCGTGCTGGCAGCTCTTGCGTCCGATGGGATCACTGAGATAGACAGGATCTATCACCTTGATCGCGGCTACGAACACATTGAAAAAAAGCTACGCGCGGTCGGTGCCAAGATTTCCAGGACCGAGGAATGA
- a CDS encoding histidine triad nucleotide-binding protein — protein sequence MAGDCIFCKIISGEIPTKKIIDDGEIIAFNDINPAAPTHILIIPKKHIPTINDIPEADAGLIGNMFIAAKSLAKEAGIEKSGYRTIINCLSDGGQEVFHLHLHLLGGRKMGKMG from the coding sequence ATGGCTGGCGACTGCATATTCTGCAAAATAATATCCGGGGAAATCCCTACGAAAAAGATAATCGACGACGGCGAAATCATAGCATTCAACGATATAAATCCAGCCGCTCCCACCCACATCCTGATAATACCCAAAAAACACATCCCCACAATCAACGATATACCGGAAGCAGATGCCGGCCTCATTGGAAATATGTTTATAGCGGCGAAGAGTCTCGCCAAGGAAGCGGGGATCGAAAAGAGCGGATATCGCACGATAATAAACTGTCTTTCTGACGGAGGGCAGGAGGTATTTCACCTTCACCTTCATCTTCTTGGCGGGAGAAAGATGGGAAAGATGGGATAA
- the mfd gene encoding transcription-repair coupling factor, with product MSFDLEKLADEGSKSSGTCIEGFRGSSKGLFLAELAKKNPNSQILAITRSDESALTLADDCKFFMRISEKSRVRIYPSSEITPYSRISPEPELWAERIAVQSSLLSKEPAIVIASSDAIIRRIPPKSFIERGSFLIENGKPLNFDALLKYLSDFGYDDVGLVEEMGCFAKRGGIIDVWSPTLNEPLRIELDSDIVISIRPFNPASQRSKGSSETLKFAELLPVSEIPFDEKSRSLAAHRVRDRSDTPLTPGEKRALIESIHEGIAFSGIENLTPLFHKETATVFDYLAADAKVVIFDSGEVESSIEAFSKNVSELYHESLSSERIVAPEEILINSEDFFKNAWRFSSIFTGSFEEGVGEEAPLIAAIEGNADIRPMIAGHKSGQYMLSPLVALIRDWQKKGWQVVLNCHTAIQAQRLGDLFHTHGVEMVNFESSFDTLKDVETSFVKIMIGRLSSGFRWPDEKIAIVTDEEIFGEKISKKPHTARASEPFTSFAEIADGDLIVHEQHGIGRYRGLVNLTIEEKRGDYMLLEYLGSDKLYLPVYRLNLVGKYIGSGSDAPMLDKLGGIRWSNVQAKARREVGLIARELLKTYAERKLRPGFSFPEGGSDFNEFCAAFPYDETPDQTKTIEDVMRDMGENKPSDRLICGDVGYGKTEVAMRAAYRAIAADKQVAILVPTTVLALQHYENFLKRFAGTPASIGMLSRFRSKTDIKNTLEKLKTGAIDIAIGTHRILQDDVRFKNLGLLIIDEEHRFGVKHKERIKQMKSTVDVFSMTATPIPRTLNMSLMGIRDISVINTPPVDRQAVATYVTRFDEAVIRQAILKELARGGQIFFVHNRVETIGSMFDRLKGIIPEAKILLGHGKMREGALEKVMIDFLGKRADVLLCTTIIESGLDIPNANTIIVDRADTFGLAQLYQLRGRVGRSNIKAFAYLLTPDSKEITPIAKKRLSVLKRFTELGSGFQIAMHDLEFRGAGNILGSAQSGHINAIGYELYVKLLDRTVRKLKGAAVEEEINPELNLKVSAFLPEDYVPDTSARVELYRRLASREETADLEAMAGEISDRFGTLPKEAINLLSMMEIKIMATKLKIRQINFDGTQFSCQFDQSTPIDIEKLLKELSSGKVGYRIYPPDKLLIVAGNVEGDEEVLSAAKNSLSALFSYVSH from the coding sequence ATGTCATTCGATCTGGAAAAGCTCGCAGATGAGGGGTCAAAAAGCTCTGGCACCTGCATAGAAGGTTTTCGAGGCTCCTCAAAGGGGCTTTTTCTCGCTGAGCTGGCGAAGAAAAATCCAAACTCCCAGATATTGGCGATCACCCGATCCGACGAATCGGCCCTGACTCTAGCCGATGACTGCAAATTCTTCATGCGAATTTCGGAAAAGAGCCGCGTGAGGATCTACCCTTCCAGCGAAATCACTCCATATTCTAGAATATCCCCCGAACCGGAGCTCTGGGCCGAAAGAATAGCCGTTCAAAGTTCGCTGCTATCGAAGGAACCCGCGATAGTGATCGCTTCCTCGGATGCAATAATTCGCCGGATCCCGCCAAAGAGCTTCATCGAACGAGGAAGCTTCCTGATAGAGAATGGAAAGCCTCTGAACTTCGATGCTCTGCTGAAATATCTTTCCGACTTCGGATACGACGATGTGGGGCTGGTCGAAGAGATGGGATGTTTTGCAAAGAGAGGCGGCATAATTGACGTATGGTCCCCGACTTTGAATGAGCCGCTCAGGATCGAACTCGATTCCGACATAGTGATATCGATCAGACCGTTTAACCCGGCCAGCCAGCGTTCCAAAGGAAGCTCAGAAACATTAAAATTCGCAGAACTTCTTCCAGTCAGCGAGATCCCGTTCGATGAAAAATCCAGGAGCCTTGCCGCGCACAGGGTGCGCGACCGCTCCGACACGCCCCTGACACCCGGAGAAAAACGCGCACTCATAGAGTCCATCCACGAAGGAATAGCGTTTTCAGGAATAGAAAATCTCACCCCTCTCTTTCACAAGGAGACCGCCACCGTATTCGATTATCTTGCTGCAGACGCGAAGGTGGTGATCTTCGACAGCGGAGAGGTTGAATCCTCCATCGAAGCTTTTTCAAAAAACGTATCCGAGCTGTATCATGAAAGCCTGAGTTCAGAAAGGATAGTCGCCCCGGAAGAAATCCTCATCAACTCGGAAGATTTTTTCAAAAACGCCTGGCGTTTTTCATCGATTTTCACCGGATCTTTCGAAGAAGGAGTCGGAGAGGAGGCACCTCTCATCGCAGCCATCGAAGGAAACGCCGATATAAGGCCTATGATAGCCGGGCACAAGTCGGGGCAGTATATGCTCTCCCCTCTCGTCGCCCTGATACGCGACTGGCAAAAAAAAGGTTGGCAGGTCGTGCTCAATTGCCATACCGCCATACAGGCGCAGCGCCTCGGCGATCTTTTTCACACGCACGGCGTGGAGATGGTAAATTTCGAATCCAGCTTCGACACCCTGAAAGATGTGGAAACATCCTTTGTGAAAATTATGATCGGACGCCTTTCATCGGGTTTCCGATGGCCTGACGAAAAGATAGCGATAGTGACCGACGAGGAAATTTTCGGTGAAAAAATTTCGAAAAAACCCCACACGGCTAGAGCCAGCGAGCCCTTTACATCCTTTGCCGAAATAGCCGACGGTGATCTCATAGTCCACGAACAGCACGGCATAGGAAGATATCGTGGTTTGGTCAACCTGACGATAGAGGAAAAGCGCGGCGATTACATGCTGCTCGAATATCTCGGCTCCGACAAACTCTATCTTCCGGTTTACAGGCTGAACCTCGTTGGCAAATACATAGGCTCAGGAAGCGACGCTCCGATGCTCGACAAGCTCGGCGGCATAAGATGGAGCAATGTGCAGGCCAAGGCCCGCCGCGAAGTGGGGCTGATAGCGCGCGAATTGCTCAAGACCTACGCCGAAAGAAAACTCCGACCGGGATTTTCCTTTCCTGAAGGTGGGTCCGACTTCAACGAATTCTGCGCCGCATTTCCATACGATGAAACTCCAGATCAGACCAAAACCATCGAAGATGTCATGCGCGATATGGGAGAAAATAAACCATCCGACCGCCTGATATGCGGAGATGTTGGGTACGGAAAAACAGAGGTGGCGATGAGGGCAGCATATCGCGCTATAGCCGCCGACAAACAGGTTGCCATACTCGTTCCGACGACAGTTTTAGCGCTCCAGCATTATGAAAATTTCCTGAAGCGCTTCGCCGGCACTCCAGCCTCAATAGGGATGCTCTCCCGCTTTCGCAGCAAAACGGATATCAAAAATACGCTGGAAAAACTAAAAACCGGTGCGATCGACATAGCGATAGGAACGCACAGGATCCTACAGGATGACGTTCGTTTCAAGAACCTAGGTCTCCTCATAATCGACGAGGAACACAGATTTGGCGTGAAGCATAAAGAAAGAATCAAACAGATGAAATCCACGGTCGATGTCTTTTCCATGACGGCCACCCCGATTCCCAGGACGCTCAACATGTCGCTCATGGGAATCCGCGACATAAGCGTGATCAATACTCCGCCGGTGGACAGACAGGCGGTAGCAACTTACGTCACCCGCTTCGACGAGGCAGTGATTCGTCAGGCTATACTGAAAGAGCTTGCACGCGGCGGACAGATCTTTTTCGTGCATAACAGAGTTGAAACAATCGGATCGATGTTCGACAGGCTGAAAGGAATCATCCCGGAGGCTAAGATACTGCTCGGGCATGGCAAGATGCGCGAAGGAGCTCTCGAAAAGGTGATGATAGATTTTTTGGGAAAACGCGCCGACGTGCTTTTGTGCACGACGATAATCGAATCAGGTCTCGACATCCCGAACGCGAACACCATAATAGTGGACAGGGCCGACACCTTCGGCCTGGCCCAATTGTACCAGCTCCGTGGCAGAGTCGGGCGTTCAAATATCAAAGCGTTCGCCTATCTCCTGACGCCTGACTCGAAGGAGATCACCCCCATAGCAAAAAAAAGGCTCTCCGTACTCAAACGATTCACCGAACTCGGCAGCGGATTTCAGATAGCGATGCACGACCTGGAGTTCAGGGGGGCCGGCAACATCCTCGGCAGCGCGCAGTCCGGCCATATAAACGCGATCGGATACGAGCTCTATGTAAAACTTCTCGACAGAACGGTAAGAAAACTCAAGGGTGCGGCCGTCGAGGAAGAGATCAACCCGGAGCTAAACCTCAAGGTAAGCGCATTCCTCCCGGAGGACTACGTGCCGGACACCTCCGCCAGAGTAGAACTCTACAGGCGACTTGCCAGCCGCGAAGAAACCGCGGATCTCGAAGCCATGGCCGGGGAAATTTCCGACCGCTTCGGCACCCTGCCGAAGGAAGCGATCAATCTTCTCTCCATGATGGAAATAAAGATCATGGCCACCAAGCTCAAGATACGCCAGATCAATTTCGACGGAACCCAGTTTTCCTGCCAGTTCGACCAATCCACCCCCATTGACATAGAAAAGTTGCTGAAGGAACTGTCATCCGGCAAGGTCGGCTACAGGATCTACCCCCCGGACAAGCTTTTGATCGTAGCAGGTAACGTAGAGGGAGATGAAGAGGTGCTTTCGGCCGCGAAAAACTCCTTGAGCGCTCTATTTTCCTATGTTAGCCACTAG
- the pdxA gene encoding 4-hydroxythreonine-4-phosphate dehydrogenase PdxA, with translation MNDLIGISTGDPEGIGPEITAAALLELPREISSKIVLFGKKSIFEKAFDLIGTKIPREVEVHECVGKALKDAGSIALAALESAVDSALSGKISALVTAPVNKGRVIRIDPGFIGHTEYLAKRCGVKNATMMFISDHEEKMRMSLVTTHLPLSKVAEEIAAEKILKTISMTSSAVSKMDGIATPKIAVCSLNPHAGECGHFGSDEAEKIAPAIAMANAGGMDCSGPHPADAIFSPLSRVKFDAAVAMYHDQGMIPAKILSKGRCINVTLGLPFFRTSPGHGSADDIAWTGSADKTPMLDAIIAAHKLSRTDKNTED, from the coding sequence ATGAACGACCTTATAGGAATATCGACCGGCGATCCGGAAGGCATAGGCCCTGAAATAACGGCCGCGGCCCTGCTGGAACTTCCTCGCGAGATCTCGTCGAAGATCGTCCTCTTTGGAAAAAAATCCATTTTCGAAAAAGCATTCGACCTCATAGGCACAAAAATTCCCCGGGAAGTAGAAGTGCATGAATGCGTTGGAAAGGCGCTTAAGGACGCAGGCAGCATCGCACTGGCAGCGCTGGAATCCGCAGTTGATAGCGCCCTTTCAGGAAAAATCTCCGCACTGGTTACAGCTCCTGTCAACAAAGGCAGAGTAATCAGGATCGACCCGGGCTTCATCGGCCATACTGAATATCTCGCAAAACGCTGCGGCGTAAAAAACGCTACCATGATGTTCATCTCCGACCATGAAGAGAAGATGCGGATGTCTCTTGTCACAACCCACCTTCCGCTTTCGAAAGTTGCCGAAGAAATCGCTGCTGAAAAAATTCTAAAGACAATATCAATGACCTCATCAGCGGTTTCGAAGATGGATGGAATCGCCACGCCAAAAATTGCGGTGTGCTCCCTCAATCCCCACGCCGGAGAATGCGGGCATTTCGGCAGTGATGAAGCGGAAAAAATAGCCCCGGCGATCGCCATGGCAAATGCAGGGGGTATGGATTGCAGCGGCCCCCACCCGGCCGACGCCATCTTCTCCCCCCTTTCACGAGTAAAATTCGACGCGGCAGTAGCTATGTACCACGACCAGGGAATGATCCCCGCAAAGATTCTCTCAAAGGGAAGATGCATCAACGTGACCCTCGGCCTCCCCTTCTTCAGGACATCCCCTGGACATGGCAGCGCAGATGACATAGCCTGGACAGGATCTGCGGACAAAACGCCTATGTTGGACGCGATAATCGCCGCCCACAAACTTTCCCGAACTGACAAAAACACGGAGGATTAA
- a CDS encoding phosphoglucomutase/phosphomannomutase family protein: MAIKFGTDGWRAVVDKDFIPENIKKVAQAFADLYPEVENTGKPIAIGYDKRNQSPEAARLVAEVLLGNGIKVIFSDDFCPTPAVSWYVKNRGLTAGIMVTASHNPPAWNGIKFKESYGGAASGEYCTPIEEMILKNDQIGRKPKMKSIRGNPDFSEFSPFGEYMNSFRQFVDIEKIKKSGFKIMFDPLYGSGGGYMTKLLGSMITEIHGERDVKFGGLNPEPIPPHANELMERVKAGDFSCGILTDGDADRAGAVDENGNFITTHELFSLLIRHVVENKGWKGKIIKSISTTQMIDRLAKKYGFEIGITPVGFKYISPAMKDPSVLIGGEESGGFGFPRHIPERDGVFSDLLLLEYMANDNKTLGELVYDLQKKFGPTKYRRMDHHLDQDTIQRVREKMNTLDIPSVCGKKLVHHETMDGHHFLFDDDSWLLFRASGTEPLIRIYAEAPSMDQVEEMLAEGKKRVGL, translated from the coding sequence ATGGCTATCAAGTTTGGTACCGACGGCTGGAGAGCAGTGGTAGACAAGGATTTCATACCCGAAAACATAAAGAAGGTTGCGCAGGCCTTCGCAGACCTGTATCCCGAGGTCGAAAATACCGGCAAACCTATAGCGATCGGATACGACAAGCGCAACCAGAGCCCGGAGGCTGCGCGGCTGGTCGCCGAGGTCCTTCTCGGAAACGGAATCAAGGTCATATTCAGCGACGATTTCTGCCCTACCCCGGCCGTCTCCTGGTACGTTAAAAACAGGGGCCTTACCGCTGGCATAATGGTGACGGCAAGCCATAATCCTCCAGCCTGGAACGGAATAAAATTCAAGGAAAGCTACGGCGGAGCGGCATCTGGAGAATACTGCACCCCTATAGAGGAGATGATTCTTAAAAACGACCAGATCGGCAGAAAGCCCAAGATGAAATCTATAAGGGGCAACCCCGACTTCTCCGAGTTCAGCCCATTCGGCGAATACATGAATTCCTTCAGACAATTCGTCGATATCGAAAAAATCAAGAAGAGCGGCTTCAAAATAATGTTCGATCCGCTCTACGGGTCCGGCGGCGGGTACATGACGAAGCTTTTAGGCAGCATGATCACCGAAATCCACGGTGAAAGGGACGTAAAATTCGGCGGGCTGAATCCCGAGCCGATCCCGCCGCATGCAAACGAGCTTATGGAGCGCGTGAAAGCCGGAGATTTCTCCTGCGGCATACTCACAGACGGAGACGCAGACAGGGCCGGAGCAGTGGATGAAAACGGAAACTTCATCACGACGCACGAATTGTTTTCCCTACTCATACGCCACGTCGTCGAAAACAAAGGCTGGAAGGGAAAGATAATCAAATCGATATCCACCACCCAGATGATCGACAGGCTCGCAAAAAAATACGGCTTCGAAATAGGGATCACTCCGGTCGGATTCAAATACATAAGCCCTGCGATGAAGGACCCTTCGGTTCTCATCGGCGGCGAGGAGAGCGGAGGCTTCGGATTCCCGCGCCACATCCCGGAACGCGACGGAGTTTTTTCCGACCTCCTGCTACTTGAATACATGGCCAATGACAACAAGACCCTTGGCGAACTCGTCTATGATCTGCAGAAAAAATTCGGCCCGACCAAATACAGGAGGATGGACCACCACCTCGACCAGGACACCATCCAGAGGGTCAGGGAGAAGATGAACACGCTCGACATACCGTCAGTGTGCGGTAAAAAACTCGTTCACCATGAGACTATGGACGGACACCATTTTCTGTTTGATGACGATTCCTGGCTTCTCTTCAGGGCATCTGGAACGGAGCCCTTGATACGAATCTACGCCGAGGCGCCCAGCATGGACCAGGTGGAAGAGATGCTCGCTGAAGGCAAAAAGAGAGTGGGGCTCTAG